In a genomic window of Thermincola ferriacetica:
- a CDS encoding 5-formyltetrahydrofolate cyclo-ligase — protein MKRELRKKIIADRMAMSNEEVTRKSQKIAKRLEDLPEYREAELIMFYIDFRNEVQTGDLIKRALARGKRVVVPITVRETSTLIPSEIKDFPGDLTNGTWGILEPQKECIRPVDPSEIDVVIVPGVSFDTRGNRMGYGGGFYDRFLPRTKPDATHIALAFELQMRDNVYPEEHDQPVHYVITEERVIKCFN, from the coding sequence TTGAAACGCGAATTAAGAAAGAAGATTATCGCTGACAGGATGGCCATGTCGAATGAAGAAGTCACCAGGAAAAGTCAGAAAATTGCTAAAAGACTCGAGGATTTGCCTGAGTACAGGGAAGCAGAGTTAATCATGTTTTATATAGACTTTCGGAATGAGGTGCAGACGGGAGACCTGATTAAACGGGCTTTAGCCCGGGGGAAACGAGTTGTTGTGCCGATAACTGTACGTGAAACTTCTACCTTAATTCCTTCGGAAATAAAGGATTTTCCCGGTGATTTGACAAACGGCACTTGGGGGATTTTGGAACCCCAAAAAGAATGTATTCGTCCCGTAGACCCTTCGGAAATTGACGTTGTCATTGTTCCAGGGGTTTCATTTGATACTAGGGGGAACCGGATGGGCTATGGGGGAGGTTTTTATGACAGGTTCCTCCCGAGAACCAAACCCGACGCCACGCATATTGCTTTGGCTTTTGAATTGCAAATGAGGGATAATGTCTATCCGGAAGAGCACGATCAACCTGTTCATTATGTAATCACAGAAGAACGGGTTATCAAATGTTTTAATTAA